A region of Salirhabdus salicampi DNA encodes the following proteins:
- a CDS encoding HAD family hydrolase — protein sequence MIKAVIFDLDGTLLNRDASVKVFIEKQYMRFNKWINHVPIEKYTTRFIELDNRGYVWKDKVYQQLVGEFDITGLTWEELFQDYISQFPESCVPFPNLISMLETLRENNIILGMITNGKGQFQMDNIKALGIEKYFETILISEWEGMKKPESQIFQRALDTLNVLPSESIFIGDHPENDVHASQNIGMKGIWKKDYQWDNVKADFIVEDLKEIPLIVERLNNQSIKFY from the coding sequence ATTATCAAAGCTGTAATATTTGACTTAGATGGAACTTTATTAAATCGAGATGCATCAGTAAAGGTTTTTATTGAAAAACAATACATGAGATTCAATAAATGGATAAATCACGTACCAATAGAAAAATACACAACAAGATTTATAGAACTTGATAATAGGGGGTATGTTTGGAAGGATAAGGTTTATCAACAGTTAGTTGGTGAATTTGATATTACTGGTTTGACTTGGGAAGAGTTATTCCAAGACTATATTAGTCAATTTCCAGAAAGCTGTGTTCCATTTCCTAACCTCATTAGTATGTTAGAAACATTAAGGGAAAATAATATTATTCTCGGAATGATTACTAATGGTAAAGGGCAGTTCCAAATGGATAATATTAAAGCTTTAGGTATTGAAAAATATTTTGAAACCATTCTTATATCCGAATGGGAAGGAATGAAAAAACCTGAATCTCAAATATTCCAAAGAGCCTTAGATACCCTTAATGTATTACCTTCGGAAAGTATATTTATTGGCGACCACCCAGAAAATGATGTACATGCTTCTCAAAATATAGGAATGAAAGGTATATGGAAAAAAGATTATCAATGGGATAACGTTAAAGCAGATTTTATAGTGGAAGATTTGAAGGAGATACCTCTTATCGTAGAAAGGTTAAACAATCAAAGTATAAAGTTTTATTAA
- a CDS encoding anti-sigma-I factor RsgI family protein — MRKGIIMEQHRRHAVIMGRDGYFYKVKMNTNKPVGTEVEFNPEKQANGFTLPVPSFNSVSGKLAVLSVIFFLISLPLLSSLWNANKAYAYVNIDINPSIEVAINDDMRVMDITPLNDEAEPIIQSLENWENETIDGITLQIITESNRAGYMTNQDDIVIGVSYAQEQRQNVIEAIKTQMDQQEERFDVTAVEIPADIYKQAKKDKVSANYVYAKMLADENKSNSNGKPHKELNITEEDREKLLEKMFKPDHKEKQVPNGQDKGKENKKPKKDKGNKRNKANEKRNDVKNKLDDIDEQLDKNSKPDKNNDVELDEEDQEVFDREDDAPHKQDKKPDKLGGNPPVNMDKSKSKSQKGNGKHNGNKKHSKD; from the coding sequence GTGAGAAAAGGAATCATTATGGAGCAACATCGACGGCATGCCGTCATTATGGGTAGAGATGGTTATTTTTATAAAGTGAAAATGAACACGAACAAGCCTGTAGGTACAGAGGTTGAGTTTAATCCGGAGAAACAAGCAAATGGATTCACACTACCTGTTCCATCATTTAACAGTGTGTCTGGAAAGTTGGCGGTATTGTCGGTTATATTTTTCCTTATCTCCTTACCATTATTATCGTCGTTGTGGAATGCTAATAAAGCATATGCTTACGTTAATATTGATATCAACCCGAGTATTGAAGTGGCAATTAACGATGACATGAGAGTAATGGATATCACCCCGCTCAATGATGAAGCTGAACCGATAATTCAGAGCCTGGAAAATTGGGAAAATGAAACGATAGATGGAATAACGTTACAAATCATTACGGAGAGCAACCGTGCAGGTTATATGACAAATCAAGACGATATCGTCATTGGGGTTAGCTATGCACAAGAGCAAAGGCAGAACGTTATTGAAGCGATAAAAACACAAATGGACCAACAGGAAGAAAGATTCGATGTAACTGCTGTTGAAATTCCGGCTGACATATACAAGCAAGCAAAAAAAGATAAAGTTTCAGCCAACTATGTATATGCGAAAATGTTAGCAGATGAGAACAAATCAAATTCAAATGGCAAGCCGCACAAAGAATTGAATATAACAGAAGAGGACCGAGAAAAACTGTTAGAAAAGATGTTTAAACCTGATCATAAGGAAAAGCAAGTTCCAAATGGGCAAGATAAAGGTAAAGAAAATAAGAAGCCGAAAAAAGACAAAGGAAATAAACGTAATAAAGCGAACGAGAAACGAAATGATGTAAAAAATAAACTGGATGACATAGATGAACAATTAGATAAAAATTCGAAACCTGATAAAAACAATGATGTTGAATTAGATGAAGAAGATCAAGAGGTATTTGATCGGGAAGATGATGCCCCCCACAAACAAGATAAAAAGCCTGACAAATTGGGGGGAAATCCTCCCGTCAACATGGACAAGTCAAAAAGTAAAAGTCAAAAAGGTAATGGCAAACATAATGGAAATAAGAAACATTCAAAAGACTAG
- a CDS encoding ABC transporter permease, whose amino-acid sequence MIKTLLFHNVKQIIRQPALFISVLLFPFLLLGFLFFALYQLTEENTEHIVTAYVDEDDTFYTNAILAQLQDEEGFREAVQLVSMTEEEALTKLDENEIVAMIHIPDGFSRDLRRGINTPITLISNEQKPLPASMMKMLLTSGANYISAAQSAVNTVFDQYIVTIPSSNERRELLQQVIVQYTLFALNRNDLFVVEETEIGTTLGWYNHGTIAYLLTGIIVAGILFHFFIQQNFGRAMLERLRSIHITGRSIFYSQLLTYFFVMFVVFNIVSLVIGKHQTIDWLYHNQWWVICGLVSLLAAVHFSLLDWLIQNVAQRTALLSVVLFLALFLNGFWVPALYLPEWLRVVMKFSPWHQLYIGVESLIHNGSLASFTIMIVIVHSIILILFVHVLLSVKEGKDGYISFSSH is encoded by the coding sequence ATGATCAAAACATTACTGTTTCATAACGTCAAACAAATCATACGACAACCTGCTCTTTTTATTTCCGTCTTGCTTTTCCCATTCCTCCTGTTAGGTTTTCTTTTTTTTGCACTTTACCAACTGACAGAAGAGAATACGGAACATATCGTAACAGCATATGTGGATGAAGATGATACCTTTTATACAAACGCAATACTTGCACAGTTGCAAGATGAGGAAGGGTTCCGCGAAGCGGTTCAACTCGTGTCTATGACAGAAGAAGAGGCTCTTACCAAACTTGATGAAAACGAAATTGTCGCTATGATTCACATTCCGGATGGATTTTCCCGTGATTTAAGAAGGGGAATCAATACACCGATTACACTAATTTCAAACGAGCAAAAACCTCTACCAGCTAGTATGATGAAAATGTTATTAACAAGTGGAGCAAACTACATTTCAGCAGCGCAGAGTGCAGTCAACACAGTGTTCGACCAATATATTGTAACAATACCTTCATCGAATGAGCGAAGGGAATTACTTCAACAAGTTATCGTTCAATATACGTTATTTGCCTTGAATCGCAATGATTTGTTTGTAGTGGAAGAGACGGAAATCGGAACAACTCTAGGATGGTATAACCATGGTACGATTGCCTATCTGTTAACGGGAATTATTGTTGCCGGTATCCTATTTCATTTTTTCATTCAACAAAATTTTGGACGAGCAATGTTGGAACGATTAAGGTCGATACATATTACAGGTCGCTCGATCTTTTATAGCCAACTGCTAACCTACTTTTTTGTTATGTTTGTGGTTTTTAATATTGTTTCTTTAGTTATTGGAAAGCATCAAACCATTGATTGGCTGTATCATAATCAATGGTGGGTTATATGTGGATTAGTCAGTTTACTAGCTGCGGTTCACTTCAGCCTATTAGATTGGCTTATACAAAATGTAGCCCAACGAACGGCTTTGTTGAGCGTAGTATTGTTCCTTGCTCTTTTTTTAAATGGGTTTTGGGTACCAGCCCTTTATCTGCCCGAATGGCTAAGAGTGGTGATGAAATTTTCACCATGGCACCAGTTATATATAGGGGTTGAATCCCTTATTCATAATGGATCGCTAGCGTCTTTTACTATCATGATTGTAATTGTTCATAGTATTATTCTCATCCTATTCGTTCATGTCCTACTCTCGGTAAAGGAGGGAAAAGATGGTTACATATCTTTCTCTTCTCATTAA
- a CDS encoding aldo/keto reductase, whose product MSSLSATVKLHNGVEIPWVGLGVYKVEEGQQIEDTIASALKIGYRSIDTAAFYQNEEGVGRAIRNSNLNREDIFVTTKVWNTDQGYENTLKAFDKSLKKLGLDYVDLYLIHWPVPGKYKETWKAIEEIYEKGKARAIGVSNFQIHHLEDLLADVNIKPMVNQVEFHPQIFQKDLLDFCKQQNIQMEAWSPLARGQYLDDPTLLEIGKKYNKTAAQVILRWDYQHGVISIPKSTKPHRQDENADIFDFSLTDEEMEKINGLHQNKRTGKHPDEMDYGL is encoded by the coding sequence GTGAGTAGTCTTTCCGCAACAGTTAAGTTACATAATGGTGTTGAAATTCCTTGGGTCGGTTTAGGCGTTTATAAAGTAGAAGAAGGGCAACAGATTGAGGATACAATCGCATCTGCACTAAAAATAGGGTACCGAAGTATTGACACGGCTGCTTTTTATCAAAACGAGGAAGGGGTAGGCCGGGCAATTCGTAATAGTAACCTAAACCGGGAAGATATTTTCGTAACGACAAAGGTTTGGAATACAGATCAAGGTTATGAAAACACATTAAAAGCATTTGATAAGAGCCTAAAGAAATTAGGACTTGATTATGTGGATTTATATTTAATCCATTGGCCAGTACCGGGTAAGTATAAAGAAACATGGAAAGCAATAGAGGAAATTTACGAAAAGGGAAAAGCGCGTGCTATTGGAGTAAGTAATTTTCAAATCCATCATTTAGAAGACTTGCTTGCAGATGTTAACATAAAACCAATGGTAAACCAAGTAGAATTCCATCCACAAATCTTCCAAAAAGATTTGCTCGATTTTTGTAAGCAACAAAACATTCAAATGGAAGCATGGTCCCCTTTAGCACGTGGTCAATATTTAGATGATCCTACATTATTAGAAATCGGGAAAAAGTATAATAAAACGGCTGCGCAAGTGATATTACGTTGGGATTACCAGCATGGTGTCATTAGCATCCCGAAGTCAACGAAACCACATCGCCAAGATGAAAATGCTGATATATTTGATTTTTCCCTAACTGATGAAGAGATGGAAAAAATCAATGGGTTACACCAGAATAAACGAACCGGAAAACATCCTGATGAAATGGATTACGGTTTATAA
- a CDS encoding TIGR00341 family protein gives MHLIEVYVPEKHFEKTDEKLRSFSHKSYWVLKQSDGRRLIRIIVGGKEVEQVLDYFEEVSNVVEGFETLLIPLKSYLSRETIREEAEGTSEQEKDQEDEANIVRASRHELIHTIDQNSFITWNYSLLIIFSAVVATMGFMKNSEAVVIGAMVIAPMIGPVIAIAFSSILGDYRKLWKSMVTSFIGFFIVVGIAIFFTYFFGEALETDQYLARTEVEMSDFILALASGGAGALSVLNRMSGNLVGVMVAVALLPPSLSVGIGIGQGEWERAWNAFLLTSVNVNCILLAAILVFILSGIRPVRWQKVSKANVSRVLSVIFVGGIVAVLIAVIVLTQNIQFE, from the coding sequence ATGCACTTGATTGAAGTATATGTACCAGAAAAGCATTTTGAAAAGACGGATGAAAAATTAAGGAGTTTCTCACATAAATCTTATTGGGTATTAAAACAATCAGACGGTAGAAGGCTTATACGTATTATTGTAGGTGGAAAAGAAGTCGAACAAGTATTGGATTATTTTGAAGAAGTATCAAATGTAGTTGAAGGATTTGAGACGCTCCTTATTCCCTTGAAATCATACTTATCACGGGAAACGATTAGAGAGGAAGCGGAGGGAACAAGTGAACAAGAAAAAGACCAAGAAGATGAAGCGAACATTGTACGTGCTAGTCGCCATGAATTAATCCATACAATAGACCAAAATAGTTTTATTACATGGAACTACTCTTTGCTCATCATTTTCTCCGCTGTTGTAGCGACTATGGGCTTCATGAAAAATAGTGAAGCTGTCGTTATTGGGGCAATGGTTATTGCGCCGATGATTGGCCCGGTGATTGCAATTGCCTTCTCCTCAATATTAGGGGATTATCGAAAGTTATGGAAGTCTATGGTTACATCCTTTATCGGATTTTTCATTGTCGTTGGCATTGCTATCTTTTTCACATACTTCTTTGGTGAAGCACTTGAAACAGATCAGTACTTAGCGAGAACGGAAGTGGAAATGTCAGATTTCATTTTAGCTTTAGCTTCTGGAGGTGCAGGTGCGTTATCTGTTTTAAATCGGATGTCAGGTAATCTTGTGGGGGTTATGGTTGCAGTCGCACTTTTACCTCCATCATTGTCTGTCGGAATTGGTATAGGACAAGGGGAGTGGGAGCGAGCATGGAATGCTTTTTTATTAACAAGTGTGAATGTGAATTGCATCCTATTAGCTGCCATTCTCGTCTTCATTCTAAGTGGAATTCGCCCTGTTAGGTGGCAAAAAGTGAGTAAAGCGAATGTGTCAAGAGTATTATCTGTAATCTTTGTAGGGGGGATTGTAGCTGTTCTCATCGCTGTAATTGTGCTTACACAAAATATTCAGTTTGAATAA
- the sigI gene encoding RNA polymerase sigma-I factor, which translates to MIERLLKRKKVSNDSLEEQVLAAQNGDQKMLHHLLDKYQPFIAKNVSEVCKKYIDPTKDDEFSIGLIAFHEAINAYNTDKGSSFLSFAKLVVKRKVIDYLRSENKKQVFTSIDEEYDDDEQLENPSEVKIAKERYNLETEAWNRREEINEYKEKLQEYQISFLDLTKIAPKHVDARDSAIKVARILYEHKELREQFLETKKLPMKELLPHLNISKKTVERNRKFIIAIFLILHEDYVFLKDYIKGVGL; encoded by the coding sequence TTGATAGAAAGACTTCTAAAGAGGAAAAAAGTCAGCAACGACTCCCTTGAGGAGCAAGTTTTAGCTGCTCAAAATGGTGATCAAAAAATGCTTCATCACCTACTCGATAAGTATCAACCTTTTATCGCCAAAAATGTTTCTGAAGTTTGTAAAAAGTATATTGATCCTACTAAAGATGATGAATTTAGCATTGGGCTTATTGCATTTCATGAGGCTATCAATGCTTATAATACAGACAAAGGAAGTTCCTTCTTATCTTTTGCCAAACTAGTTGTGAAACGGAAAGTTATCGATTACTTGCGAAGTGAAAATAAAAAGCAAGTGTTCACATCAATTGATGAAGAATACGATGATGATGAACAATTAGAAAACCCTAGTGAGGTTAAGATTGCAAAAGAAAGGTACAACCTGGAGACAGAGGCGTGGAATCGCCGAGAGGAAATTAATGAATATAAAGAAAAGTTGCAAGAATATCAAATTTCTTTCCTCGATTTAACGAAAATAGCACCGAAGCATGTGGATGCACGGGACTCGGCGATAAAAGTTGCAAGAATATTATATGAGCATAAAGAATTAAGAGAACAATTTTTAGAAACGAAAAAATTACCGATGAAAGAATTGCTACCTCATTTAAACATTAGTAAGAAAACGGTTGAACGAAACCGAAAGTTTATTATTGCTATATTTCTCATATTGCATGAAGATTACGTATTTTTAAAGGATTATATAAAGGGGGTGGGATTGTGA
- a CDS encoding beta-class carbonic anhydrase, producing MLLYDVLEHNKSFVENKQYEPFETDKLPNKKVVVLSCMDTRLVELLPNATNLKNGDMKIVKNAGAIIPNEHDSVVKSILVAIYALQAEEVMIIGHHRCGMSQVNANDFKEALLEKGITEDQISGFEQQVPLDGWMVGFDQVEQSVANSASILRKHPLLPEGIPVHGLVIDPHTGKLDLVVDGYEK from the coding sequence ATGTTACTTTACGATGTTTTGGAACATAATAAATCTTTTGTCGAAAATAAACAATATGAACCTTTTGAAACAGATAAATTACCTAATAAAAAGGTAGTTGTTTTGAGTTGTATGGATACAAGACTAGTTGAACTTTTACCTAACGCAACAAATCTTAAAAACGGTGATATGAAAATTGTAAAAAATGCTGGCGCCATCATCCCAAATGAGCACGACAGTGTTGTGAAGAGTATCCTCGTTGCTATTTATGCACTACAGGCGGAAGAAGTTATGATTATCGGACATCATCGCTGTGGCATGAGTCAAGTAAATGCCAATGATTTTAAGGAAGCACTGCTCGAAAAAGGCATAACAGAGGATCAAATTTCAGGATTTGAACAACAGGTACCATTAGATGGTTGGATGGTTGGATTCGATCAAGTTGAACAATCTGTAGCAAATAGTGCCTCAATATTAAGAAAACACCCACTATTGCCTGAAGGTATCCCGGTACACGGGTTAGTCATTGATCCACATACAGGAAAACTGGATTTAGTTGTAGACGGATATGAAAAATAA
- a CDS encoding DUF6583 family protein, translating into MVENQAPKKNKKSIWLVVSALLVVLLGAVGVFAYQNFISNPLAQYLSAEKKTFEEVTDYYEEHYGNASNVNERLYDDAYEADTVITGDLNIPTNLGLASPTELSMLQSLISSASISTNVKVNPDSDEMYGNVDISLQGSSLANGVIYQNDEITAAQVPFLYNKFFVLQNNRFGDFMRQSGHYYAPIEEIPNLVDMYQTTLTPEESKEMAKDYLQYIVEQLDEDKFEVNKGVAYLGEKYTKLSVNLEEYEVKQLFKGLLRQLRDDDRFWDLMPKYQMGDLEQIKENFEYVIDEVDNLKFPQGFTYEAFLKNGLVEHRKIRFTVGDGSGSDMMKVNTTLSTVINGKDDFSLTLDFDVQSTEEEEHVKFVYKEDGKPQGNGYSVARVIDFSYADHYDDFGAIIDAQTIYENNTSETSFDVTVKSPFMTMDILSGTLNTSVSYNNNEATKEFDLGLHVDLAALMMGNEDVDFNVHSTTDITFTEQLDFPAINGSNSVDVLELTPAEIDQITREVEENLYYYFGRFNGLF; encoded by the coding sequence ATGGTAGAGAATCAAGCTCCAAAAAAAAATAAAAAGAGCATTTGGTTAGTCGTTTCAGCTTTACTTGTTGTTCTATTAGGGGCAGTAGGAGTATTTGCATATCAAAACTTTATCTCGAATCCACTGGCACAATACTTAAGTGCAGAGAAAAAGACTTTCGAGGAAGTGACAGACTATTATGAAGAGCATTACGGTAATGCAAGTAATGTTAATGAGCGCTTATATGACGATGCGTATGAAGCCGACACTGTTATCACTGGTGATTTAAATATACCTACTAATCTCGGTTTGGCTAGTCCGACAGAGCTTAGTATGCTACAGTCACTCATTTCTTCAGCTTCTATTTCCACAAATGTAAAAGTGAATCCTGATAGTGACGAAATGTATGGTAATGTAGATATATCATTGCAGGGATCGAGTCTAGCAAACGGAGTCATATATCAAAACGATGAAATCACAGCCGCACAAGTTCCGTTTCTATATAACAAGTTCTTTGTACTCCAAAATAATAGATTTGGTGATTTTATGCGCCAATCTGGCCATTATTACGCGCCAATTGAAGAAATACCAAATTTAGTCGATATGTACCAAACAACATTAACACCAGAAGAGTCTAAAGAAATGGCAAAGGATTATTTGCAATACATTGTTGAACAACTGGATGAAGACAAGTTTGAGGTAAATAAAGGTGTTGCATATTTGGGAGAAAAATATACGAAATTGTCCGTTAACCTTGAAGAATATGAAGTGAAACAATTGTTTAAAGGATTACTCAGACAACTGAGGGATGACGATCGCTTTTGGGACTTAATGCCAAAATATCAAATGGGTGACCTTGAACAAATAAAAGAGAATTTTGAATATGTGATTGATGAAGTAGATAACTTGAAGTTCCCACAAGGTTTCACATATGAAGCGTTTCTGAAAAACGGTTTGGTAGAACATCGAAAGATTCGATTTACAGTTGGTGATGGTTCTGGTTCAGATATGATGAAAGTGAATACGACGCTATCAACGGTCATTAATGGTAAGGATGACTTCAGCTTAACACTAGACTTTGATGTACAGTCTACAGAAGAAGAAGAGCATGTGAAGTTTGTTTATAAGGAAGATGGAAAGCCACAGGGTAATGGTTACTCGGTAGCGAGGGTCATCGATTTTAGTTATGCCGATCACTATGATGACTTTGGAGCAATTATAGATGCCCAAACAATCTATGAAAACAATACGTCCGAAACATCTTTTGATGTTACCGTGAAATCTCCTTTTATGACGATGGATATTCTAAGTGGTACATTAAATACATCTGTATCTTACAACAACAACGAAGCAACGAAAGAGTTTGATTTAGGTTTACATGTTGATTTGGCTGCTCTGATGATGGGAAACGAAGATGTTGATTTTAATGTTCATTCAACAACAGATATTACCTTTACAGAACAATTAGATTTCCCTGCCATTAATGGAAGTAACTCTGTAGATGTACTTGAACTAACTCCAGCAGAAATTGACCAAATTACTCGTGAAGTAGAAGAAAATTTATATTATTACTTCGGTCGTTTTAACGGATTGTTTTAA
- a CDS encoding ABC transporter permease, whose translation MVTYLSLLIKIIFHHHRKLVIAVVFPLLLIGVIFPFVSKTVENSQIPIGWVDQQPNEFTNIIKERFGEHPRIRLLSLERHELEAAVIKGEVEGGFLFHETFEESIRAGKIRNQITWVRTPQSILDSFAKERLAAEVMRISLNSEAANFVVNHKRDNEWDTYFAYSDQFWEPEPLFQIDIQPFENQSNMVENSQQSLTKPMLVLYGFWLWYAWVMFAILFMPLRTWRENGLVTRLKVTGGSVGGLYFIYFLLAALFVLLLFFLVTTVSTKFLFHSPYSLDDVLLIGSTLLLWTGMISFAALFLFKKRGYIGFVSLYSLSSFVLSLLLIAGMELAWVYYMLPHTWFFQLIL comes from the coding sequence ATGGTTACATATCTTTCTCTTCTCATTAAAATAATTTTTCACCATCATCGAAAATTAGTTATAGCCGTTGTATTTCCACTGCTTCTTATAGGCGTAATTTTTCCTTTTGTATCGAAAACGGTGGAAAATAGTCAAATTCCCATTGGTTGGGTTGATCAGCAACCAAATGAGTTTACGAATATTATAAAAGAGCGTTTTGGTGAACATCCGCGTATCCGGCTTTTATCTCTTGAACGACATGAACTTGAAGCGGCTGTGATAAAAGGGGAAGTGGAAGGTGGATTTCTTTTTCATGAGACCTTTGAGGAAAGCATTCGAGCTGGCAAAATACGTAACCAAATCACATGGGTACGAACACCTCAATCAATACTGGACTCTTTTGCAAAGGAAAGGTTAGCGGCAGAAGTGATGCGAATATCTTTAAATAGTGAAGCTGCCAATTTTGTCGTAAACCATAAACGGGATAATGAGTGGGATACATACTTTGCTTACAGTGATCAATTTTGGGAGCCAGAGCCTTTATTCCAAATCGATATTCAACCTTTTGAGAATCAATCGAATATGGTGGAAAACAGCCAACAATCGCTAACAAAGCCAATGCTCGTTTTATATGGATTTTGGCTCTGGTATGCCTGGGTTATGTTTGCTATTCTATTCATGCCGTTACGAACATGGAGAGAGAATGGGTTAGTAACACGACTAAAGGTTACAGGTGGAAGCGTAGGAGGGTTGTATTTTATTTATTTTCTTCTGGCGGCCCTTTTTGTACTCTTACTTTTCTTCTTAGTTACAACAGTAAGTACAAAGTTTTTATTTCACTCACCGTATTCCCTGGATGATGTTTTATTAATCGGATCTACCCTTTTATTGTGGACTGGGATGATTTCTTTTGCAGCTCTGTTCTTGTTTAAGAAAAGAGGTTATATAGGATTTGTATCGTTATATTCTTTAAGCTCTTTCGTATTATCGTTATTATTAATTGCAGGAATGGAACTAGCGTGGGTTTATTACATGCTTCCTCATACGTGGTTTTTCCAATTGATTTTATAA
- a CDS encoding ABC transporter ATP-binding protein, which produces MLIKVDRIEKNVKAKQIICNISTEIHRGDAIGIVGPNGAGKTTFLKLIASVIKPDSGSIYFRGESYQQQVKALRATLGYVPQDIALFEDLTVKEQLQFWRKAAPRTSSKQFVQQVIHLLGLEEVFHKKVKQLSGGWQRKTSLCAGLIHDPDIILLDEPTAGVDLAAKDDLIRLLQSLNKQGKTVILISHEWDVIDRLCKRIFILKEGRLLFDKGIHGLPAFAQTLNEDNGELRKILRQHVLQEKSR; this is translated from the coding sequence ATGTTGATCAAAGTGGATCGGATTGAAAAGAATGTAAAAGCAAAACAAATAATATGTAACATTTCAACTGAAATTCATAGAGGAGATGCAATAGGAATTGTTGGTCCGAACGGAGCGGGGAAGACGACATTTCTAAAATTGATTGCCTCTGTGATCAAGCCCGATAGCGGGTCCATTTATTTCCGAGGAGAGTCTTATCAACAGCAAGTTAAAGCATTACGTGCAACCCTCGGCTATGTTCCACAAGACATTGCTTTATTTGAAGATTTAACGGTGAAAGAACAACTTCAATTTTGGCGGAAAGCCGCCCCACGAACAAGCTCTAAACAATTTGTCCAACAGGTGATTCATCTCCTCGGGTTAGAAGAGGTTTTTCACAAGAAAGTAAAGCAATTATCCGGCGGTTGGCAGCGAAAGACGAGTTTGTGTGCTGGTCTCATTCATGATCCTGATATCATTTTATTAGATGAACCAACAGCAGGTGTTGACCTTGCAGCGAAGGACGACTTAATCCGATTGCTTCAATCGTTAAATAAGCAAGGGAAAACCGTTATTCTCATTAGTCATGAGTGGGATGTTATTGATCGACTGTGCAAACGGATTTTTATCTTAAAAGAAGGAAGATTGTTATTCGATAAAGGGATACATGGTTTGCCTGCTTTTGCACAAACTTTAAACGAAGATAATGGAGAACTGCGAAAGATTTTACGCCAACATGTCCTCCAAGAAAAAAGCCGTTAA
- a CDS encoding S1C family serine protease yields the protein MVDKKDSPETIDEQDLYEEIEDEELLEIINEEQQKSYKKERRAPRPPFPRWIFWLIALFMIVPILGGLLNTFSLSAIEFLKTSARLSQNEHIQEYSRSVVEIHAEQSRGTGFSISDDGYILTNYHVIETGNVSVSFPDDGLYKATIIKEFPEIDLALLKVDGENLPYLSLAEKTSFMDQEHIFFIGNPLTFTGIANEGTVLGYTSVTGLERDVLMIEAPIYRGNSGSPVINQAGEVIAVIYATTNTEEYGKVGLAVPITYFHEL from the coding sequence ATGGTAGATAAAAAGGACAGCCCGGAAACAATCGATGAACAAGATTTGTATGAAGAAATAGAAGATGAAGAACTTTTAGAGATTATAAATGAGGAGCAGCAAAAGTCATATAAAAAGGAGAGGCGTGCACCTCGTCCTCCATTTCCTCGTTGGATTTTTTGGCTGATTGCTCTTTTTATGATCGTTCCTATTTTAGGGGGACTTTTAAATACATTTTCTTTGTCGGCAATTGAGTTTTTGAAAACGTCGGCTAGACTTTCACAAAATGAACATATTCAGGAATATTCCCGTTCAGTAGTGGAGATTCATGCGGAGCAAAGTAGAGGAACGGGATTTTCGATTTCAGATGATGGTTATATATTAACGAACTATCACGTCATTGAAACAGGAAATGTATCGGTTTCTTTTCCAGATGATGGTTTATATAAGGCAACAATTATAAAGGAATTTCCTGAAATTGACCTAGCTTTATTAAAAGTGGATGGGGAGAATTTACCGTATTTATCGTTAGCTGAAAAGACAAGTTTTATGGATCAAGAGCATATTTTCTTTATTGGGAACCCTTTAACTTTTACCGGTATTGCAAATGAGGGGACAGTTCTGGGCTATACAAGTGTTACTGGATTAGAACGCGATGTTTTAATGATTGAAGCTCCTATCTATCGTGGGAACAGTGGAAGTCCAGTTATTAATCAGGCCGGTGAAGTAATTGCTGTTATTTACGCTACAACAAATACCGAAGAATATGGGAAAGTTGGTTTGGCAGTACCTATAACGTATTTTCATGAGTTATGA